One window of Enterobacter sp. RHBSTW-00175 genomic DNA carries:
- the cysS gene encoding cysteine--tRNA ligase codes for MLKIFNTMTRQKEEFKPIHAGEVGMYVCGITVYDLCHIGHGRTFVAFDVVSRYLRFLGYNLKYVRNITDIDDKIIKRANENGESFVALVDRMIVEMHKDFDALNIQRPDSEPRATHHIHEIIDITEKLIERGHAYVADNGDVMFSVPTDPAYGKLSRQDLDQLQAGARVDVVDVKRNPMDFVLWKMSKEGEPSWPSPWGEGRPGWHIECSAMNCKQLGNHFDIHGGGSDLMFPHHENEIAQSTCAHGGEYVNYWMHSGMVMVDREKMSKSLGNFFTVRDVLKYYDAETVRYFLMSGHYRSQLNYSEENLKQARSALERLYTALRGTDKSVAAAGGEAFEARFVEVMNDDFNTPEAYSVLFDMAREVNRLKSEDMAAANALASHLRKLSSVLGLLEQEPDVFLQSGAQADDGEVAEIEALIKARLEARQAKDWAAADAARNRLTEMGIILEDGAQGTTWRRK; via the coding sequence ATGTTAAAAATCTTTAATACAATGACGCGCCAAAAAGAGGAATTTAAACCTATCCATGCCGGGGAAGTCGGCATGTACGTGTGTGGTATTACGGTTTACGATCTCTGTCACATCGGCCATGGCCGCACCTTTGTTGCTTTTGACGTGGTTTCTCGTTACCTGCGTTTCCTGGGCTACAACCTGAAGTATGTGCGTAACATCACCGACATCGACGACAAAATCATTAAACGCGCTAATGAAAATGGCGAGAGCTTTGTCGCGCTGGTGGATCGCATGATCGTTGAAATGCATAAAGACTTTGATGCATTAAATATTCAGCGCCCGGACAGCGAGCCGCGTGCAACCCACCATATTCATGAAATTATCGACATCACTGAGAAGCTGATCGAACGTGGTCACGCCTATGTGGCGGATAACGGCGACGTGATGTTCTCTGTGCCGACCGATCCGGCTTACGGCAAATTGTCCCGTCAGGATCTGGATCAGTTGCAGGCCGGGGCGCGCGTTGACGTCGTTGACGTGAAGCGTAACCCGATGGACTTCGTTCTGTGGAAGATGTCCAAAGAGGGTGAACCAAGCTGGCCATCTCCTTGGGGTGAAGGCCGTCCGGGCTGGCACATCGAGTGTTCTGCGATGAACTGCAAACAGCTGGGCAACCATTTCGATATCCACGGCGGTGGTTCTGACCTGATGTTCCCGCACCACGAAAACGAAATTGCGCAGTCTACCTGTGCGCACGGCGGCGAGTACGTTAACTACTGGATGCACTCCGGGATGGTGATGGTTGACCGCGAGAAGATGTCGAAATCGCTCGGCAACTTCTTCACCGTGCGTGACGTGCTGAAATATTACGATGCCGAAACCGTGCGCTACTTCCTGATGTCCGGTCACTATCGTAGCCAGCTGAACTACAGCGAAGAGAACCTGAAACAGGCCCGCTCTGCGCTGGAGCGCCTGTATACAGCACTGCGCGGTACCGACAAATCGGTGGCAGCAGCCGGTGGTGAAGCCTTCGAGGCGCGCTTCGTTGAGGTGATGAACGACGACTTCAACACCCCGGAAGCTTACTCCGTGCTGTTCGATATGGCGCGTGAAGTGAACCGCCTGAAATCAGAAGATATGGCCGCGGCCAATGCGCTGGCGTCCCATCTGCGTAAGCTCTCTTCGGTGCTTGGCCTGCTGGAGCAGGAGCCTGACGTGTTCCTGCAAAGCGGTGCACAGGCGGACGACGGCGAAGTGGCAGAGATTGAAGCCTTGATCAAAGCTCGTCTGGAAGCGCGTCAGGCAAAAGACTGGGCAGCGGCAGATGCGGCGCGTAACCGTCTGACCGAGATGGGTATCATTCTGGAAGATGGCGCGCAGGGCACGACCTGGCGTCGTAAGTAG
- the malI gene encoding Mal regulon transcriptional regulator MalI, with the protein MKKVSIIDVAKQAGVSVSTVSLVLRQKGKISEATIEKVHAAINTLGYVHNTAAANLRANTSNLIGLILRDFSDSFSIKVMASIVQELEKQGYMVFLGQPLNDHEHLERSLLSFKQQGVAGVIYLASDTRTSTLPPQIRDCALPLVVVSQSLLNEPCNLVMRDNRQAANLATRYLIERGHRNIAYIGGREGCLIREQRLLGFRSAMAQYGLVNREESTPACSDDTQAASFVTRQLLEKNNTITALLCHSPDAMIGSISGIHHVGRTVGKDVFLTQQVALVGFEDMLHVNLTSPSFTYVSSASEETGRQAAGLIIRKLKEPELQTQRITLSGQLIARESA; encoded by the coding sequence TTGAAGAAAGTCAGCATCATTGATGTCGCAAAACAGGCGGGTGTCTCGGTTTCGACCGTCTCACTGGTATTGCGCCAGAAAGGGAAAATCTCAGAAGCCACCATTGAGAAAGTCCATGCTGCCATCAATACGCTTGGCTATGTGCACAACACGGCCGCGGCCAATCTTCGCGCTAACACCTCCAACCTTATTGGCCTGATCCTGCGCGATTTTAGCGACAGTTTTTCCATCAAAGTGATGGCGAGCATTGTTCAGGAGCTGGAAAAACAAGGATACATGGTTTTTCTTGGCCAGCCGCTCAACGATCATGAACATCTGGAGCGCAGCCTGCTTTCGTTTAAACAACAGGGCGTTGCAGGTGTTATTTATCTGGCGTCGGATACCCGCACGTCGACATTACCCCCTCAGATCCGTGATTGCGCGTTACCGCTGGTTGTGGTGTCCCAGTCGCTGTTGAATGAGCCCTGCAATCTGGTGATGCGCGATAACCGCCAGGCGGCGAACCTCGCCACACGCTATCTTATCGAGCGTGGGCATCGCAATATTGCCTATATTGGCGGACGTGAAGGTTGCCTTATCCGGGAACAGCGTTTGCTGGGATTTCGCAGCGCAATGGCCCAGTACGGCCTGGTGAATCGTGAGGAGTCCACTCCCGCCTGTAGCGACGACACCCAGGCGGCGAGTTTTGTCACCCGCCAGCTTCTTGAGAAGAACAACACTATTACCGCCCTGCTCTGCCACTCGCCAGACGCCATGATCGGCTCGATTTCAGGCATTCATCATGTTGGCCGCACCGTCGGGAAAGATGTGTTTTTAACCCAGCAGGTCGCACTGGTGGGTTTTGAAGATATGCTGCACGTCAATCTCACCTCGCCGTCGTTCACCTACGTGTCGTCAGCCAGCGAGGAAACCGGGCGTCAGGCCGCCGGGTTGATTATCCGCAAGCTCAAAGAGCCGGAACTGCAAACCCAGCGGATCACCCTTTCCGGGCAGCTTATTGCGAGGGAATCGGCGTAA
- a CDS encoding PTS transporter subunit EIIC, which produces MSLISGFVKSLSKLSMIGRALMLPISLLPAAGLLLAFGDKFHLPLMMNAGGVIFDNLPMLFAIGSAVGLASESGIAALSAAVSVFVTNITISTVLSITPEMASQGGKYAMVVGIPTLQMGVFGGLICGILAAWCYNRFHTMQLPEFLGFFSGKRFVAIATAFLSFLLGLLLPYIWQHIQSGIDALSVVVNGDNQAASTFIFGLVERALIPLGLHHIWYPSFWYSFGDYTNQAGQVIHGDQTIWFKMLEEGVKSFSSDTYQNAGKFMQGEFPLMLFALPAACLAMYHEAHTKNKKIAAGILFSAALTCFLTGITEPVEFTFIFVAPILYVFNAIMAGLAYMTMYLLHAHIAKSFSAGFIDYLSFGILPSFNGYKTNFLNAIIIGIPMALIYYFTFRFVIRRFDVKTPGRTEVTANADDKSDSELATEIISLLGGAHNIDSVGSCITRLRLEVSKSDDVDKDGLNGLGARGVVFVGDNGIQVIFGARAQFIAQTMSTMIGK; this is translated from the coding sequence ATGAGTCTGATATCAGGGTTTGTTAAATCGCTGTCAAAGTTATCGATGATTGGTCGCGCATTAATGCTGCCAATTTCACTGCTTCCTGCCGCAGGTCTGTTGCTGGCCTTCGGGGATAAATTCCACCTGCCGCTGATGATGAACGCAGGCGGCGTTATTTTTGATAACCTGCCGATGCTGTTTGCCATTGGCTCCGCCGTCGGTCTGGCGTCGGAATCTGGTATTGCGGCGCTGTCTGCGGCGGTATCGGTGTTTGTCACCAACATCACCATCAGCACGGTACTGAGTATCACGCCGGAAATGGCCTCCCAGGGCGGAAAATACGCCATGGTCGTGGGCATTCCGACGCTGCAAATGGGCGTATTCGGTGGGCTTATCTGCGGTATTCTCGCCGCGTGGTGCTACAACCGTTTCCATACCATGCAGTTGCCGGAGTTCCTCGGTTTCTTCTCCGGTAAACGCTTTGTGGCGATTGCGACGGCATTCCTGTCGTTTTTACTCGGCCTGCTGCTGCCGTATATCTGGCAACATATTCAGTCCGGTATTGATGCGCTTTCTGTTGTTGTTAACGGCGATAATCAGGCGGCCTCGACCTTTATCTTCGGCCTAGTTGAACGCGCGCTGATCCCACTCGGCCTGCACCACATCTGGTATCCGTCTTTCTGGTACTCGTTCGGAGATTACACCAACCAGGCGGGCCAGGTTATCCACGGCGACCAGACCATCTGGTTCAAGATGCTGGAAGAAGGGGTAAAATCCTTCAGCAGCGATACCTACCAGAACGCCGGTAAGTTCATGCAGGGTGAGTTCCCGCTGATGCTGTTCGCACTGCCTGCGGCATGTCTGGCGATGTATCACGAAGCTCACACCAAAAATAAAAAGATTGCTGCCGGTATTCTGTTCTCTGCGGCGCTCACCTGCTTCCTGACAGGGATCACCGAGCCGGTTGAATTCACCTTTATTTTCGTCGCCCCGATTCTGTACGTCTTTAACGCCATCATGGCGGGTCTGGCCTATATGACGATGTACCTGTTACATGCACATATCGCCAAATCTTTCTCTGCCGGCTTTATCGATTACCTGTCGTTTGGGATCCTGCCATCGTTTAACGGCTATAAGACCAACTTCCTGAACGCCATCATCATTGGCATTCCAATGGCGCTGATTTACTACTTCACGTTCCGCTTTGTTATCCGTCGTTTCGACGTGAAAACACCGGGCCGTACCGAAGTGACCGCCAACGCCGATGATAAATCTGATTCCGAACTGGCAACCGAGATCATCAGCCTGCTGGGCGGGGCGCATAACATCGACTCCGTCGGTTCCTGCATTACCCGCCTGCGTCTGGAAGTGTCAAAAAGTGATGACGTGGATAAAGACGGTCTTAACGGACTGGGGGCTCGCGGTGTCGTCTTCGTGGGCGACAACGGTATTCAGGTGATTTTCGGTGCCAGAGCACAGTTTATCGCCCAGACCATGTCCACGATGATCGGCAAATAA
- the ybcJ gene encoding ribosome-associated protein YbcJ, whose protein sequence is MATFSLGKHPHVELCDLLKLEGWSESGAQAKISIADGQVKVDGAVETRKRCKIVAGQTVSFEGQSVTVTA, encoded by the coding sequence ATGGCCACATTTTCATTAGGTAAACACCCGCACGTTGAGCTATGCGATCTGCTGAAGCTGGAAGGATGGAGCGAAAGTGGCGCACAGGCAAAAATCTCTATTGCCGACGGGCAAGTAAAAGTGGACGGCGCAGTGGAAACCCGCAAGCGCTGCAAGATTGTCGCGGGTCAGACCGTGAGCTTTGAAGGTCAGAGCGTTACCGTTACGGCCTGA
- the folD gene encoding bifunctional methylenetetrahydrofolate dehydrogenase/methenyltetrahydrofolate cyclohydrolase FolD yields the protein MAAKIIDGKTIAQQVRSEVAEKVKARKAAGLRAPGLAVVLVGSNPASQIYVGSKRKACEEVGFLSRSYDLPETTSEAELLELIDTLNADKEIDGILVQLPLPAGIDNVKVLERIAPDKDVDGFHPYNVGRLCQRAPRLRPCTPRGIVTLLERYNIDTYGLNAVVIGASNIVGRPMSMELLLAGCTTTVTHRFTKNLRHHVENADLLIVAVGKPGFIPGEWIKEGAIVVDVGINRLESGKVVGDVVYEDAAARASYITPVPGGVGPMTVATLIQNTLQACVEYHDVEEA from the coding sequence ATGGCAGCAAAGATTATTGACGGTAAAACGATTGCGCAGCAGGTGCGCTCTGAGGTTGCGGAAAAAGTGAAGGCGCGTAAAGCGGCCGGACTTCGCGCCCCTGGGCTGGCTGTTGTGCTGGTTGGCAGCAACCCGGCATCGCAGATTTATGTCGGCAGCAAACGCAAAGCGTGTGAAGAAGTAGGCTTCCTCTCCCGCTCTTACGATCTGCCGGAAACCACCAGCGAAGCGGAACTGCTTGAGCTAATTGACACCCTGAACGCCGATAAAGAAATTGACGGTATTCTGGTTCAGCTGCCGCTGCCTGCCGGCATCGACAACGTGAAAGTACTGGAGCGTATCGCACCAGACAAAGACGTCGACGGTTTCCATCCGTATAACGTCGGCCGCCTGTGCCAGCGTGCGCCGCGTCTGCGTCCGTGTACGCCTCGCGGTATCGTTACGCTGCTTGAGCGTTACAACATCGACACTTACGGCCTGAATGCCGTGGTGATTGGCGCATCAAACATCGTTGGCCGCCCGATGAGCATGGAATTGCTGCTGGCGGGTTGCACCACCACGGTTACTCACCGCTTCACCAAAAACCTGCGTCATCACGTTGAGAACGCTGACCTGCTGATCGTGGCAGTCGGTAAGCCAGGCTTTATTCCAGGCGAGTGGATCAAAGAAGGCGCAATTGTCGTGGACGTGGGTATTAACCGTCTTGAAAGCGGCAAAGTGGTGGGCGATGTGGTTTACGAAGATGCCGCCGCACGCGCGTCTTACATTACTCCGGTGCCGGGCGGCGTCGGCCCGATGACTGTTGCCACATTGATTCAGAATACATTGCAGGCGTGCGTTGAGTATCACGACGTAGAGGAAGCGTAA
- the fimA gene encoding type 1 fimbrial major subunit FimA, translating to MKLSNIASTVIATLALVAGAAHAEDTTTPVSVNGGTVHFKGELVNAACSVNTDSSEQTVNLGQYRTAKFTKIGDTTSNIPFNIVLNDCDPLVAKTAAVAFTGPLDATDKTLLAVTSGNNDNSAKGVGIEILDSKSTTLTPDGATFSAAQSLIEGTNTLSFTARYKATAAVTEPGQANADATFVMKYE from the coding sequence ATGAAACTCAGCAATATTGCTTCTACCGTTATTGCTACACTGGCGCTGGTTGCCGGTGCCGCTCATGCAGAAGATACCACGACACCTGTTTCCGTTAATGGCGGTACAGTTCATTTTAAAGGTGAATTAGTGAATGCGGCCTGTTCAGTGAATACTGACTCTTCCGAACAGACAGTTAATCTTGGCCAATATCGCACGGCGAAATTCACTAAAATTGGTGACACCACCTCAAATATTCCTTTCAACATCGTTCTGAATGATTGCGATCCGCTGGTGGCGAAAACCGCAGCCGTTGCGTTCACTGGGCCACTGGATGCCACAGACAAAACCCTGCTGGCAGTGACCTCCGGTAACAACGACAACTCTGCCAAAGGCGTTGGTATCGAGATCCTCGACAGCAAATCCACCACACTGACCCCAGATGGGGCGACCTTCTCTGCAGCGCAGAGCCTGATTGAAGGGACTAACACCCTGAGCTTCACCGCACGCTACAAAGCAACCGCAGCCGTCACCGAGCCGGGTCAGGCAAATGCGGATGCAACGTTCGTGATGAAATACGAATAA
- the fimI gene encoding type 1 fimbrial protein subunit FimI: protein MTWTGILLLLACSVAPSVMAHTVVVDGGRVHLNGELVNGGCAVAPDSQNMRIDMGQYRTNAFSGVGSFSTVNIPFTVRLLDCRVDVSRVVAIQFQGVTPAEDPQVFLATSRPGETPVSSGVGLALFDEQQRQIIPNETTVSRLAIDARELAFHFSARYRAISEHLVPGRIQSDVWFTLIYP, encoded by the coding sequence ATGACTTGGACTGGGATACTGTTGCTGCTGGCCTGTTCTGTTGCGCCATCAGTGATGGCACATACCGTGGTAGTGGATGGCGGACGCGTTCACCTCAACGGTGAGCTGGTAAATGGTGGCTGCGCCGTTGCGCCCGACAGCCAGAATATGCGCATCGACATGGGGCAATACCGTACTAATGCGTTTTCCGGTGTGGGGAGTTTTTCAACGGTGAATATCCCTTTCACCGTGCGGCTGCTGGACTGTCGCGTGGATGTCTCGCGCGTGGTGGCCATTCAGTTTCAGGGGGTAACGCCCGCTGAAGATCCGCAGGTATTTCTGGCAACCTCCCGGCCTGGAGAGACGCCCGTCAGCAGTGGTGTAGGGTTGGCACTTTTTGACGAACAACAGCGCCAGATTATCCCTAATGAAACGACCGTCAGTCGCTTAGCGATAGATGCTCGCGAGCTGGCTTTTCATTTCAGCGCCCGTTATCGGGCAATTTCCGAACACCTTGTACCAGGCCGTATTCAGTCGGATGTCTGGTTCACGTTGATTTATCCCTGA
- the fimC gene encoding type 1 fimbria chaperone FimC codes for MNTLFKPGLIISLILLLVSTSANASGGIALGATRVIYPAEAKQTSLAITNSNKQERYLINAWIENASGQKEKTFAVTPPLFVSEPDSENTLRIIYAGPALPADRESLFYMNVKAIPSVNKSHLEGNNVLQLAILSRIKLFVRPKNLAMPPEEALSQLRFERIGNQLRVSNASPYYITLVNLTLGGQSLENLMIAPKNAAQQALPAAAGGVLSWQSVNDYGAITPARSVKL; via the coding sequence ATGAACACCCTATTTAAACCAGGACTGATTATTTCACTTATTTTGCTGCTGGTGTCGACATCTGCAAATGCCTCCGGTGGTATCGCTCTGGGGGCCACGCGCGTTATTTATCCGGCAGAGGCGAAACAAACGTCACTTGCAATAACCAACAGTAATAAACAAGAGCGGTATTTAATTAACGCGTGGATTGAAAATGCCAGCGGACAAAAAGAGAAAACGTTCGCCGTTACGCCGCCGCTGTTTGTCAGCGAGCCAGACAGCGAAAACACGCTGCGGATTATTTACGCCGGCCCGGCGTTGCCCGCTGACCGCGAATCGCTGTTTTATATGAACGTGAAGGCTATCCCGTCGGTGAATAAATCCCATCTGGAGGGCAATAACGTCCTGCAATTGGCCATCTTATCGCGCATCAAGTTGTTTGTGCGGCCTAAAAATCTGGCGATGCCGCCGGAAGAGGCGCTTTCGCAACTCCGCTTTGAGCGTATCGGCAATCAGCTCAGGGTAAGTAATGCTTCGCCGTATTACATCACGCTGGTCAATTTAACCCTCGGCGGGCAGAGCCTGGAAAATCTGATGATTGCCCCGAAAAACGCGGCACAGCAAGCACTTCCTGCGGCGGCTGGGGGTGTCCTTTCCTGGCAGAGCGTAAATGATTACGGCGCCATTACGCCGGCGCGTAGCGTTAAGCTGTGA
- a CDS encoding fimbrial biogenesis usher protein, with product MKTYQWRVCPVALALMTVLWPQTGFSESYFNPAFLSDDSASVADLSRFEKGHQQAPGVYRVDIWRNDEFIGTQDVRFEKATGSTPPVAGGLSACVTHAMLDRFGVNIAAFPELADVQGDACAPLATALPGSEVVFNFASLRLNVSLPQVAMQNSVRGYIPPEQWDDGIPAALLNYSFTGNRGSDDDSYYLNLQSGLNYGAWRLRNNGAWRYSQNNGERHSNWENIGTWAQRSIIPLKSELVLGDSNTGNDVFDSIGFRGGRLYSSDSMYPDSLQGYAPTVRGIARTPAKVVIRQNGYVIYQSYVQPGAFAISDLNPTSSSGDLEVTVEEKDGSQQRYTVPYSTVPQLQREGRWKYDLVAGDYRSGNSEQDTPFFTQGTLITGLADGYTLYGGTQLASRYTALAIGAGKNLGDWGAISLDLTHARSQLADDSRHEGQSLRFLYAKSLNGFGTNFQLLGYRYSTKGFYTLDDVAWRSMEGYQYGDSQDDDGVPDVQSYHNLTWNKKGRFQLNISQSLGDYGSLYVSGSQQSYWGTSESNVWYQLGYAGGIQGISYSVSWSWNKAVGIDGTDRIASFNVSVPFSLFTRHGYRRDNAIDRAYATASASRNNDGESSWQTGISGTLLEDRNLNYSVTQGHTSNNGASGSASANWQATYGTLGVGYNYARDQHDLNWQVSGGIVGHENGVTFSQPLGDTNVLIKAPGASGVSVENQTGVKTDWRGYAVMPYATVYRYNRVALDTNTMSNNTDIENNVSSVVPTRGALVRASFDARIGVRALLTVRRGDQPVPFGAVVRETQSGVTSMVGDDGQIYLSGLPLEGELLIQWGDGMQSRCRAHYRLPADSQNQAITMAGASCDR from the coding sequence ATGAAGACTTATCAATGGCGTGTCTGTCCGGTGGCTCTGGCGCTGATGACCGTACTCTGGCCGCAAACCGGCTTTAGCGAAAGTTACTTTAATCCGGCGTTTTTGTCTGATGACAGCGCGAGCGTGGCGGATTTGTCGCGTTTTGAGAAAGGGCATCAGCAGGCTCCTGGCGTCTATCGTGTGGATATCTGGCGCAACGACGAATTTATCGGCACTCAGGATGTGCGCTTTGAGAAAGCAACCGGGAGTACACCGCCGGTGGCGGGCGGGCTTTCGGCTTGTGTCACGCACGCCATGCTTGACCGGTTTGGCGTCAATATTGCCGCCTTCCCGGAACTGGCTGATGTGCAGGGTGATGCCTGCGCGCCGCTCGCCACCGCGCTTCCCGGCAGCGAAGTCGTTTTTAACTTTGCCTCTTTGCGTCTTAACGTCAGCCTGCCGCAGGTGGCGATGCAGAACAGCGTACGCGGCTACATTCCCCCTGAACAGTGGGATGACGGGATCCCCGCCGCGCTGCTCAATTACAGTTTTACCGGTAACCGGGGCAGCGACGACGACAGCTATTATCTGAATCTGCAAAGCGGGCTGAACTACGGTGCCTGGCGTCTGCGCAACAACGGCGCGTGGCGTTATTCGCAAAACAACGGTGAACGACACAGCAACTGGGAAAATATTGGTACCTGGGCGCAGCGCAGCATTATTCCCCTCAAAAGCGAGCTGGTACTGGGTGACAGCAATACCGGTAACGATGTGTTTGATAGCATCGGTTTTCGCGGTGGGCGGCTCTACTCTTCTGACAGCATGTACCCGGACAGCCTTCAGGGCTACGCGCCAACCGTGCGCGGTATTGCCCGTACACCTGCGAAAGTGGTCATTCGCCAGAACGGGTATGTGATTTACCAGAGTTATGTCCAGCCCGGCGCTTTTGCGATAAGCGATCTGAACCCCACTTCATCCAGCGGTGACCTGGAGGTCACGGTAGAAGAAAAAGACGGTAGCCAGCAGCGCTACACGGTGCCGTATTCCACCGTACCGCAGCTTCAGCGTGAAGGTCGCTGGAAGTATGACCTGGTGGCGGGAGACTACCGCAGCGGAAACAGTGAACAGGATACGCCGTTCTTTACCCAGGGGACGTTAATTACCGGTCTTGCCGACGGCTACACGCTCTACGGCGGCACGCAGCTGGCATCACGTTACACGGCGCTGGCCATCGGTGCCGGGAAAAACCTTGGTGACTGGGGGGCGATATCGCTCGATCTGACACACGCCCGCAGCCAGCTTGCCGATGACAGCCGTCACGAAGGGCAGTCGCTGCGCTTCCTCTATGCAAAATCCCTGAACGGATTTGGCACCAACTTTCAGTTGCTCGGCTATCGCTACTCCACAAAAGGGTTTTACACCCTGGATGATGTGGCCTGGCGCTCGATGGAAGGCTATCAATACGGCGACAGCCAGGATGACGACGGCGTACCGGATGTGCAGAGCTATCACAATCTGACGTGGAATAAAAAAGGGCGCTTCCAGCTCAATATCTCTCAGTCGCTGGGGGATTACGGGTCGCTGTATGTCTCCGGCAGCCAGCAAAGTTACTGGGGAACCAGCGAATCAAACGTCTGGTATCAGCTTGGCTACGCGGGTGGCATTCAGGGCATCAGCTATTCCGTCTCCTGGTCGTGGAATAAAGCGGTGGGGATCGACGGTACAGACCGGATCGCCTCGTTTAACGTCTCCGTTCCTTTCAGCCTGTTCACTCGCCACGGTTATCGACGCGATAACGCCATTGACCGGGCTTATGCCACAGCATCAGCCAGCCGTAACAATGACGGTGAAAGCAGCTGGCAAACCGGGATCAGCGGCACGTTACTTGAAGACCGTAACCTGAACTACAGCGTGACCCAGGGGCATACCAGCAATAATGGTGCCAGCGGAAGTGCCAGCGCCAACTGGCAAGCAACCTACGGCACGCTGGGGGTGGGCTATAACTACGCGCGCGATCAGCACGATCTCAACTGGCAGGTTTCTGGCGGCATCGTGGGCCACGAAAATGGCGTGACCTTCAGCCAGCCACTGGGGGATACCAACGTCCTGATCAAAGCCCCGGGAGCATCCGGAGTGAGCGTAGAAAACCAGACCGGGGTGAAAACCGACTGGCGAGGCTACGCGGTAATGCCGTATGCCACGGTCTATCGTTACAACCGTGTGGCGCTGGATACCAACACCATGAGCAACAATACCGATATCGAAAACAACGTGAGCAGCGTGGTCCCTACAAGAGGCGCGCTGGTGCGTGCCAGCTTTGATGCCCGGATCGGCGTTCGCGCGTTACTGACCGTCAGACGCGGCGATCAACCTGTGCCGTTTGGTGCCGTAGTGCGCGAAACCCAAAGCGGAGTCACCAGCATGGTGGGGGATGACGGACAGATTTACCTCAGCGGATTACCGCTGGAAGGGGAGCTGTTGATCCAGTGGGGCGACGGAATGCAATCCCGGTGCCGCGCGCACTACCGCTTACCCGCAGATAGCCAGAACCAGGCCATTACGATGGCGGGGGCGAGCTGTGATCGATAA
- the fimH gene encoding type 1 fimbria D-mannose specific adhesin FimH — MMKFPHTLLGAVLLCGALPAWATVCQNADGVAKDISYDLSNVFDSSNNKPGQIVTLAQKSGLVGVSAICPKGTSGKSTMRSYVTDLPITTEIDSYKYVKLNDYLDGAMQIHDDYAGTFYPPAKYIQMGQHPNVPNNKAFPVTDSKLVFRLRVTRRFINMVVIPQQTMFRVYVTTTSADPLSTPVYTISYSGTIQVPQSCEINAGKVVEFDFGEIGASLFSQAGAGNRPDKVSPQTKTIAIKCTNVEANAYLSMRIEAEQTSGNALVSDNPDLGFVVATESGTPLTPNNLTSKIPFRLDDSAQAQVGIRAWPVSITGNKPAEGRFTSRGYLRVDYE, encoded by the coding sequence ATGATGAAATTTCCCCACACGCTATTGGGCGCGGTACTGCTGTGCGGCGCGCTGCCTGCGTGGGCAACGGTGTGTCAGAATGCGGACGGCGTCGCGAAGGACATCTCCTACGATCTCTCAAACGTCTTTGACAGCTCCAACAACAAGCCAGGGCAGATTGTCACCCTGGCGCAAAAATCCGGGCTGGTCGGGGTGAGCGCTATCTGCCCGAAGGGGACTTCCGGTAAATCGACCATGCGTAGCTACGTCACGGACTTGCCCATCACCACCGAGATAGACAGCTACAAGTATGTGAAGCTGAACGACTATCTGGATGGCGCGATGCAGATCCACGATGATTACGCCGGGACGTTTTATCCACCAGCGAAATATATTCAGATGGGTCAGCACCCTAACGTGCCGAACAACAAAGCGTTTCCGGTGACGGATTCTAAGCTGGTCTTTCGCCTCAGGGTGACGCGTCGGTTTATCAATATGGTGGTGATCCCGCAGCAGACCATGTTCAGGGTCTATGTCACCACCACGTCGGCCGACCCGCTCAGCACGCCGGTTTACACCATCAGCTACAGTGGCACGATCCAGGTGCCGCAAAGCTGCGAAATTAATGCCGGAAAGGTGGTGGAATTTGATTTTGGCGAAATCGGTGCATCGCTGTTTAGCCAGGCAGGAGCCGGAAATCGCCCGGACAAGGTTTCGCCACAGACAAAAACAATTGCCATCAAATGCACCAATGTGGAAGCCAATGCTTATCTGTCCATGCGTATCGAAGCTGAGCAAACCTCTGGCAACGCGCTGGTTTCCGATAACCCCGATTTGGGGTTTGTGGTTGCTACAGAAAGTGGCACCCCGCTGACGCCCAACAACCTGACCAGCAAAATTCCGTTCCGTCTGGATGACAGCGCTCAGGCGCAGGTGGGGATCAGAGCCTGGCCGGTCAGTATTACGGGCAATAAACCTGCCGAAGGGCGTTTTACCTCTCGCGGGTATTTGCGCGTGGATTATGAATAA